A stretch of the Lolium perenne isolate Kyuss_39 chromosome 3, Kyuss_2.0, whole genome shotgun sequence genome encodes the following:
- the LOC127339520 gene encoding uncharacterized protein produces the protein MPKHCNRGCPVCSSRGRSFVRIVAAGDRVSTPDFSITVIVLVAAVVLLRTGAGGCDCRQLCVIQHVHHMFDQAASVTVMTVAQFFRSLIAAIAGEVGKERELYGQSLFHR, from the exons ATGCCGAAACACTGCAACCGGG GTTGTCCTGTTTGTTCTAGCAGAGGCAGGTCTTTTGTGAGGATTGTAGCTGCGGGAGATAGGGTCAGTACACCAGATTTCAGCATCACAGTCATTGTACTGGTTGCCGCAGTGGTGCTTCTCCGCACAGGTGCTGGTGGTTGCGACTGTCGACAATTGTGTGT CATACAACATGTCCATCACATGTTTGATCAGGCTGCCTCAGTGACGGTTATGACCGTGGCGCAG TTCTTCAGGTCACTTATTGCTGCAATAGCTGGGGAGGTTGGAAAGGAGCGTGAATTGTATGGCCAGTCTCTT